Below is a window of Streptomyces genisteinicus DNA.
AAGGGCGGCTTGTAGCAGTCGATGAACTCGATGTCCCCGTTGGACGGGTTGCGCCAGTAGTCCGGCCACTGCATCGCCGCACGCGTCGCGGGCCCGTAGACGCCGTCCGCGCTCACACCGAGCCGGTTGGCCTGGAGCCACCGGACGGCGTCCACCGTGCCGGTGCCGTAGACCCCGTCCGCTCCTCCGGTGTCGCGGATCCGCTGGGCGGCGGGAGTGGTGCGGTAGCAGTGCAGAATCGCCCGCTGCAGGGCCTCGACCGCGTTCTCGCTGCCCGTCCGGTACCGCATGTAGCAGCTCAGGCCGTTGCCCGTGCGCGCGGGCACCACGTAGTAGTTGTGCACGGCCAGCCCGTCGGTGCGCTTCACCGTCGTGTTGCACGGGCCGTACGCGGCGTGGGCCGGCGTGGTCATCGCCGGACTGGCCGTCAGGCCGGCGGCGAACAGCAGGGCCGTGGCCCCCAGCACACCCCACCGCGTGCGCCGTCTCGTCAGTACTCGTTGCACGGTGCAACCCTTCTGCTCGGTGACGTCGTCTCAACGACTGTCTCGGCCATGGACCTTAGGTTCGTCGCCGGTCGCGGACTGTGTCGTCCGTGCAGAGAACGTTGTCGGTGGTGCAGGACCTGCGCCGGCCGGCCGGCGCAGGGAACCGAAGCGGATCAGGGGGACGCGATGAGAGAACGGGCCGCGGTGGGGCCGGTGCCGCCCCACGGCCGGCGCGGACGGGGGTCCGCCGCATGAGCCCCGTCCTGGACACCGCCTTCGTGCCGCCGGCGGACCGCGAGGAAGTGGTCCGGCACGCGGTGTGGGAGTCCGTGGTCGCGGTCGACATCGACCACGGGCCGCCCGCCGAGGAGATGTCCGTGCGCATCGGGCTCGGCGCCGCCGGCCCGTTGCGGATCTGCTCGGCGCGGGCGACGGCGGTCACCATCCACCGCACGTCCCGGCAGGCCCGCCGCGACGACGAGGAGCCCGCCGTCTTCCTCGGACTCCAGGTCTCGGGCACCAGCCTGGTCGTGCAGAACGGCCGCGAATGCGTGCTGCGGCCCGGCGAGTTCGCCGTCTACGAGTCCGTCGCGCCCTACACCCTGCTCTTCGACGAAGGGGTGGACCACCACTTCCTGCGCTTCCCCCGCTCGGCGCTCGCGCTCCCCGACCGGCTGCTGCGGGAGACCGGCGCACTCGCCCTCGGCCCGGGCGACCCCCTCGCACGGCTCGCCTTCGACTACTTCGCCCGGCTCGCCTCCGACGACGCGCTGCACGAGGGCGCGTACGCCGAAGCCGTGGTGGAACCGAGCGTCGAACTCCTGCGCGCCGTCCTGACCTCCCGGCACGGGGACACCGACCGGGCCAGGGCGCCGATGGAGGCGACGCTGAGCCTGCGGATCACCCGGTACATCCGCGCACACCTGGCCGACCGCGACCTGTCTGCGGCCCGGATCGCCGCCGCGCACGGCATCTCCGTGCGGCACCTCTACGCCGTGCTCGCCCGCTCCGGCATCAGCCTCGGCGACCACGTCCGGGCGCTGCGCCTGGCCGAGTGCAGACGGGACCTGGCCGGCCCGCCCGGCAGACTGCGGACCATCGGCGCGACGGGCCGGCGGTGGGGCTTCACGGACGCCACCCACTTCAGCAAGGTCTTCAAGCGCGCCTACGGCATGTCCCCGCGCGCCTGGCGCGACCTCAACCACCCACGCTGACCCGCCCCGCCCCGGACGCCCCACGAGAACGCCCGAGGGCGGCAGCCTCTGGGAGCGGGCCTCACCGCTCCGGATCCGCCGGACGCCCGCTGTCCGCGCGGGCGGCCAGCCGTTCGGAGACAAGACCGAGCCAGCTGCTCGGGGCGTAGGGCGCCGGTGGGTCCACTTCCATGCCCAGTTCCGCCAGGGCCAGCACACAGTCGGGCTCGTCCAGGCCGAGCGCCAGGAACTCGGCGAGTTCGCCGACGGCGCGGGCCACCAGCTGCGGCTGCGTGGACCGGGCGTAGTCCCCGAGCGCCGCGTCGTGGTCGGCGAACTCGTCGGGCATGTCCTGGGAGAACCAGCCCCCGAGGAGCTGGGCGAGTTCCGGGAAGCGCGCGCGCCACTCCCAGTGGGTGCGCGGCACTGCCGGGGGCGGGACGGCACCGTCCTCGATCGACCCCTTGAGGTGGTCGGCGATCCGGAAGAGCCAGTCCTGGATCATGGACTCGGGCAGTCCCACGTCCGGCACCGGATAGAACTCGCCCAGACTGAGCCTGAGGCGGCCGGGCGGATTGCGGGCGTATTCGCGGACCTGCTGCTCGGCGATGCCCAACGCCCACGGACGGGTGTGCCAGGTGTGCCGCAAGTAGGCCAGCAACGCCTCGTCCGGCCCCTCCTCGGCATCCTCCGCACCGTCGACGGGCCGGCCGAGATAGGCGCTGATCACCTGGTCCAGCTCGCCGTAACGACGGTCGAACTCCAGAGGCTTCATGGGCACGGGTGCGGCATCCCTACAGATAGACGGGGAAGGTGGCGTGCACGACGAAGCCGTGCGCACTCTCGGGGGCACGATGCAGGACGACCCGTGCGGCGCGGACGTCCACGGGCTCCCGCCCGGCGAGCATCATCGCCTGCAGGAGCACGCGGCCCACCGGCTCCTCCCGCGACGGCCACGCGGCCTCGATCGTCAGCCGCTGCCGGGTGCCCTGGGCGAGCCACCGGTGGATGGCCTGCTCGTTGCGGGTCACGACCTGCTGGGTGGCCCACTGGGCCGTCTCCCGGTCGGGGTAGCTCGAACTGCGTGTACGCACGGCACTGATCTCCGTCAGATGGGGTCGAACGACCAGAAGACACCGACCTCGTCCGGAGAGACGACGACGAACCCGGCGTCACCGTCATACTCGGTGAGCGGCATCCATCCCGTCACGCCCGCGCCGAGGTCCGGTGCGGAAGTGGTCCGGGCAGAGGTGATGTTGCTGTAGCAGGAGATCTCCTGCCCGTAGCGGGCCAGCACCGTCCTGGCGTCGTCCCAGGTGGCTGAGTCCGTCTGCGCTGGGACGGGGCCCCACTCGTACGTCATGGTGATCAGAAGTCGCACGGCGACGGTGGGCTCGACCGGGAACAGCTTCGCCGCCAGCGTCTCCTGGGTGAGCGTCGAAAAAGGAAACGAGGCATGGCTCTCGTCCCGCTCCGCCGCATCCCTGTCGAGCGTGAGGCAGCCCTGCGGATCACTCACGTCCCGGCGGAGTACGGCCAGCACGTCGTCCCGCCAGTCCGCCTGGGTACGCGGCCCAGTCGCGGCGAACGCGTACACGTCGCCGAGCAGCCTGAGAGCCGCCGCCTCCCAGGCGGTTCGCTTCAGAGGGTCCATTCGCTCTCTCAGCTCTCGGTCAGCGCGCAGGCATGGAAGTGATGACGGCAAAGGGGGGATCGAGGCTGGAATCGTACTTCAGCCGCGTGTCGATGTTCTTCACGTCGATGGGCTTGGCCTCCATACCGCCCTGCTTGAATCCGGTCATGGGGTCCGCCGGATCGTACGGCTGCTTGGTGACGCTCGTGCCCGTCACCTCACCGTTCGGGCCGGCTCCGACGAACTTCCTCACCTCGCCGTCGGCCGGCGGCGGCGGGCCGTCGAGCCACTGCTTGATATCGGCCGAGTGCTGATCGATGTTGTACTGGGTGAAGCGCTGGGCACTCGACAGATCAGTGAAGCTGGATGCCGCGCCGACCGTGGGTTTGCCGTGCGGCCAGCTCGCCGTTGCCGGATCGCCCTGATCACGCAGACGCTGGGCCAATTGCTCCGGTGACTTGCCGACATGCTTGTCCACGGTGTGGCCGTTTGCCATGTACTCAGAACTGGCCAGGTCGATGCGGTAGATCCCGTTCTTCGTGTCCTCGGGATCGGTCCACCGGTGTTCCTTCTTGAACTCGTCGAGAGCACGTCGGCCGAAGGCCTCGGCGCGGGCCTCCTGGGCCTCGAACCGGGGAGCGCTGCGGAACGCCTCGTCCAGCGGGCTCATCAGGGCGTCCATCTGCGGCACCAGCGCGTTGACCCGCCGGTTGTACTCGGTGACGATCGCGTTCAGCTTCGCGGTGTCGAGATTGAGGACGATGCCGGCGCCGAGCTGGGCCGCCCCCTTGGCCGCGCCCTTCACCAGGCCCTTGACGAGACCCTTGACGTCGTCCATCCCGACACCGTCCTTGAGGTTCACCTCGACCTTGGGGATCGCGTCGAGCACCGCCTCCTTGTACACCTCCCACACCTCGTGGTTGATGTAGACGGCCGCCTCGGCAAACTGGTACAGCAGGTCGCCGACCTTCTGGGCTGTGTCGAAGAGGACCGTCATCACGGGATGGGTGGACGTCTGCGACGCGGCGGAGTCGTGCTTCCACTGGTAGCCCGCGGTGCTCTTCCCCCACGCCGACGTGCCCCACAGTGAACTGCAGAAGTGCCGCATGGCGTTGTGCCACTCGCTGTTGCTCTGCCGGGTGATGCTGTCGACGTTCCCCGTCAGCGCGCTCTCCGTCACGGAGAGCGTCATGGTCATCGACATCCACGCCTTGGAGAGCGAGTTCAGGTAGTGCTGCTGCGGGTACGGGTAGACCTCGGCCACCTTGCCCATCCGGAAGGCGTGTTTCACCACGGGGCGCAGCACGTCCCGCACCGGCCCGGGAACCCATTCCAGCAGCGTGCGGATGACGTCGTCCCCGCCGTCGTCGTCGCCCCACCTGAGGTTCGGCACGGAGCCGTAGTCCGGCACCTTCTCGATGACCGCGGGCAGCGGCTGATGCACGGCCTTGGTCTTGCCCGAGGGGTCGTTGGCGGCTTCGGCCTTGGCGTAGCTGTTGGCCGTCGACGTGAACCCGACCGCGGCTCCGCCGATGCTGACGATGCTCTTCGCCCACACCTCCAGGAAGCGGTTGCCCACCTTGACGTACGAGGCGGCGAAGGCCTGGGGGGCGGTTCCGTAGCCGCCGGCGTCGGGATACTCGCGCAGCTTCTCGAGGAGCTGCTTCGCGCCCCGGTCCATCGGCGACTGCTGGGCGGCGACCCCGCCGGACACCCTGTAGAGGTCGGACGGCTTGACGTCGATGGTGCCGTTCGGTCCGGCCGCCGGGGGGCCGGGCTGCGGTCCGGCCATCAGGCGCCGCTCCAGCCCCGCAGCACCGCCTGGTGCGCCGCGGAGTAGTTGATGTGCCCCGTGGTGACGATCTCGTGCAGCCACGCCTGCGCCGCTTGGAGGTCCTGCGCCGAGCGGTCCCACTTGTCGAGCTCGTCGACGAAGACCTCGCGGGCCTCGCCCTCCCAGGTCAGCACGACCTTCTCGACCCTGCCGTGCAGCAGGTCGAGCCGCTCGTTCATCTTCTTGAGGATGTCCTCCAGATCACCCGACAGCCGTTGCAGCGTGGCGAAGTCGACGGTTATGTGCTCGTCGTCCGACATTGATCCCCCGTGTTTCAGAAGTCGGCGATCCTGCTGCGTGCCGCGTCAGGAACACCCGGACCGGGTGTGGAGAGCTCACGCGTCTCCGCTTGCACGTCCACCGTGGCCTGGATGGCCCGCAGGCGGTCCATGACGTCGAGGTCGTTCTGCGAGAAGCCGTCACGGCTCAGGCGTACGGCCTGCTCGAGTCTCTGCATCACCATGCGGATGCGCACCGCGTCCTCGGCGGCGCCGCGGTGAAAGGCCCGGTACGCCTTCGCGGCCGGACCGCGCCAGCCGGCTTCGATGCTGTCCACGATCTCGTCCATGCGCTTGACCTGCCGGTCGAGATAGGCCTGCATGTCGTCGAGATCGTCGGCGAGCGCGGTCAGGCTGTCCCACTTCGCCTTGAGTCTCGGCTGTTCCATCGGAAACCCCCGTCTCCTCGCACCGGCCGGCGAACCTGCTACGCCCGCCTCACGAACTGTAACAACCGCTGGTCCGCCGCCCGGCGGGCCCGCCCGCTCAACAACACCTGCTGCGGGCATCGTTGCCGGACGCACCACGAGAACGTCCGAGGGCGGCACCCCCTGGGAGTGGGCCTCGCCCTCCTTGGCCGGCCGGGACGTGCCGGCTTGGCGTGCCCCCGTCCGCGACGTACAGTTTTCCGTACGTACAGGATGTTGTACTCACCAAGGGAGCAGACGATGCGGACCATGACCTACACCGAGTCCCGCGCGAAGTACGCCGAGACCCTGAACGCGGTGGTCGACGATCGCGAGGAGGTCATAGTGACCAGAGCGGGGCGCGAGCCCGTGGTCATCGTCGCGCTCGCCGAGTACGAGTCGTTGAAGGAGACCGCGTACCTGCTGCGCAGCCCGGAGAACGCCCGGCGCCTGCTGGCATCCATCGACCGCCTGGAGAACGGCGGCGGCACGGTCAGGGAGCTCGCCGAGTGAAGTTCGTGTGGGACGAGTCGAGCTGGGGCGACTACGTCTGGTGGCAGGCCCAGGACCGCAAGGTCCTGAAGCGCATCAACACCCTGCTCCAGGACATCGCACGCAACGGCAACGAAGGCATCGGGAAGCCCGAGCCCCTCAAGCACGGCTTCCAGGGCTACTGGTCGCGCCGCATCACCGACGAGCACCGCCTCGTCTACAAGATCGTCGACGACGAGATCCGGGTCGCCGCCTGCCGGTACCACTACGAGCGCTGAGCCCCGCCACGACACGAGAACGCCCGAGGGCGGCACCCCCTGGGAGTGGGGTGCCGCCCTCGGTACTCGACGGACTGGGTCCGATCCGGGGAACCGGATCAGAAGTCCATGTCACCGCCCGGCATGCCGCCGCCGGCGGGCGCGGCGGCCTTCTCCGGCTTGTCGGCGATGACGGCCTCGGTGGTGAGGAACAGCGCCGCGATGGACGCCGCGTTCTGCAGAGCGGAGCGGGTGACCTTCGCGGGGTCGATGATGCCCTCGGCGATCATGTCGACGTACTCACCGGTCGCGGCGTTCAGGCCGTGGCCGACGGGCAGGTTGCGCACCTTCTCGACGATGACGCCGCCCTCGAGACCACCGTTGACGGCGATCTGCTTGAGCGGGGCCTCCAGCGCGAGCTTCACGGCGTTGGCGCCGGTCGCCTCGTCGCCCGAGAGCTCAAGCTTCTCGAAGACCGAGGAGGCCTGGAGCAGGGCCACGCCACCACCGGCGACGATGCCCTCCTCGACGGCCGCCTTCGCGTTGCGAACGGCGTCCTCGATGCGGTGCTTGCGCTCCTTGAGCTCGACCTCGGTCGCGGCGCCGGCCTTGATGACGGCCACGCCGCCGGCCAGCTTCGCGAGGCGCTCCTGGAGCTTCTCGCGGTCGTAGTCCGAGTCGCTGTTCTCGATCTCGGCGCGGATCTGGTTGACCCGGCCGGCGACCTGGTCGCTGTCACCGGCGCCGTCGACGATGGTGGTCTCGTCCTTGGTGATGACGACCTTGCGGGCACGGCCCAGCAGGTCCAGGCCGGCGTTCTCGAGCTTGAGACCGACCTCCTCGGAGATGACCGTGCCGCCCGTGAGGATGGCGATGTCGTTCAGCATGGCCTTGCGGCGGTCGCCGAAGCCCGGGGCCTTGACGGCGACGGACTTGAAGGTGCCGCGGATCTTGTTGACGACCAGGGTCGACAGGGCCTCGCCCTCGACGTCCTCGGCGATGATCAGCAGCGGCTTGCCCGACTGCATGACCTTCTCCAGCAGCGGAAGGAGGTCCTTCACGTTGCCGATCTTGGAGTTGACGATCAGGAGGTACGGGTCGTCGAGGGACGCCTCCATACGCTCCATGTCGGTCGCGAAGTACGCCGAGATGTAGCCCTTGTCGAAGCGCATACCCTCGGTGAGCTCCAGCTCCAGACCGAAGGTCTGGGACTCCTCGACGGTGATGACGCCTTCCTTGCCGACCTTGTCCATGGCCTCGGCGATGAGCTCGCCGATCTGGGTGTCGGCGGCGGAGATGGAGGCCGTGGAAGCGATCTGCTCCTTGGTCTCGACATCCTTCGCCTGCTCCAGCAGCGCACCGGAGACGGCCTCGACGGCCTTCTCGATGCCGCGCTTGAGGGCCATCGGGTTGGCGCCGGCGGCCACGTTGCGCAGGCCCTCGCGGACCAGAGCCTGGGCCAGGACCGTCGCGGTCGTCGTGCCGTCACCGGCGACGTCGTCCGTCTTCTTGGCGACTTCCTTGACCAGCTCGGCGCCGATCTTCTCGTACGGGTCCTCGAGCTCGATCTCCTTGGCGATGGACACACCATCGTTGGTGATCGTGGGGGCGCCCCACTTCTTCTCGAGGACGACGTTGCGACCCTTGGGACCAAGGGTGACCTTGACGGCGTCGGCGAGCTGGTTCATCCCGCGCTCGAGACCGCGCCGTGCCTCCTCGTCGAACGCGATGATCTTGGCCATGTGAAGTGGTCCTCCCGGACTGGGGTGGATTGCTCCGGATCGCGCGAGGTGCCCGCGACGGACGGTCCGCGAGCCCGGTGGTTCCTTGCCCCACCCGGCCTGCCGACCTCACCGGCACGATCCAAGTTCTGTCACTCTCACTGGGAGAGTGCTAACGCCAATGATTAGCACTCGACCCCCGAGAGTGCAAGCGCCTTCGAAGAAGGCCCGATGAGGGGCGGTGGTCGGGGACGGGAGGGCGCAAGCGCCTTCGAAGAAGGCCCGATGAGGGGTGGTGGTCGGGCGACGGGAGGGCGCAAGCGCCTTCGGAGAAGGCCCAGCTCCTGGACGCACTGCTTCACCGGCCGCGTGCGCGCACGCGCGAGGGGCCCGCGTCCCGGTGGGATGCGAGCCCCTCGTGCGTGAGTGCGTCGGTGGCCGAACGCGCCTGGATCAGTCGGATCAGACGGCGAG
It encodes the following:
- a CDS encoding peptidoglycan-binding domain-containing protein, with product MQRVLTRRRTRWGVLGATALLFAAGLTASPAMTTPAHAAYGPCNTTVKRTDGLAVHNYYVVPARTGNGLSCYMRYRTGSENAVEALQRAILHCYRTTPAAQRIRDTGGADGVYGTGTVDAVRWLQANRLGVSADGVYGPATRAAMQWPDYWRNPSNGDIEFIDCYKPPF
- a CDS encoding helix-turn-helix domain-containing protein, with the translated sequence MSPVLDTAFVPPADREEVVRHAVWESVVAVDIDHGPPAEEMSVRIGLGAAGPLRICSARATAVTIHRTSRQARRDDEEPAVFLGLQVSGTSLVVQNGRECVLRPGEFAVYESVAPYTLLFDEGVDHHFLRFPRSALALPDRLLRETGALALGPGDPLARLAFDYFARLASDDALHEGAYAEAVVEPSVELLRAVLTSRHGDTDRARAPMEATLSLRITRYIRAHLADRDLSAARIAAAHGISVRHLYAVLARSGISLGDHVRALRLAECRRDLAGPPGRLRTIGATGRRWGFTDATHFSKVFKRAYGMSPRAWRDLNHPR
- a CDS encoding contact-dependent growth inhibition system immunity protein, which produces MPMKPLEFDRRYGELDQVISAYLGRPVDGAEDAEEGPDEALLAYLRHTWHTRPWALGIAEQQVREYARNPPGRLRLSLGEFYPVPDVGLPESMIQDWLFRIADHLKGSIEDGAVPPPAVPRTHWEWRARFPELAQLLGGWFSQDMPDEFADHDAALGDYARSTQPQLVARAVGELAEFLALGLDEPDCVLALAELGMEVDPPAPYAPSSWLGLVSERLAARADSGRPADPER
- a CDS encoding RNase A-like domain-containing protein; the encoded protein is MRTRSSSYPDRETAQWATQQVVTRNEQAIHRWLAQGTRQRLTIEAAWPSREEPVGRVLLQAMMLAGREPVDVRAARVVLHRAPESAHGFVVHATFPVYL
- a CDS encoding RNase A-like domain-containing protein, with the protein product MAGPQPGPPAAGPNGTIDVKPSDLYRVSGGVAAQQSPMDRGAKQLLEKLREYPDAGGYGTAPQAFAASYVKVGNRFLEVWAKSIVSIGGAAVGFTSTANSYAKAEAANDPSGKTKAVHQPLPAVIEKVPDYGSVPNLRWGDDDGGDDVIRTLLEWVPGPVRDVLRPVVKHAFRMGKVAEVYPYPQQHYLNSLSKAWMSMTMTLSVTESALTGNVDSITRQSNSEWHNAMRHFCSSLWGTSAWGKSTAGYQWKHDSAASQTSTHPVMTVLFDTAQKVGDLLYQFAEAAVYINHEVWEVYKEAVLDAIPKVEVNLKDGVGMDDVKGLVKGLVKGAAKGAAQLGAGIVLNLDTAKLNAIVTEYNRRVNALVPQMDALMSPLDEAFRSAPRFEAQEARAEAFGRRALDEFKKEHRWTDPEDTKNGIYRIDLASSEYMANGHTVDKHVGKSPEQLAQRLRDQGDPATASWPHGKPTVGAASSFTDLSSAQRFTQYNIDQHSADIKQWLDGPPPPADGEVRKFVGAGPNGEVTGTSVTKQPYDPADPMTGFKQGGMEAKPIDVKNIDTRLKYDSSLDPPFAVITSMPAR
- a CDS encoding WXG100 family type VII secretion target codes for the protein MSDDEHITVDFATLQRLSGDLEDILKKMNERLDLLHGRVEKVVLTWEGEAREVFVDELDKWDRSAQDLQAAQAWLHEIVTTGHINYSAAHQAVLRGWSGA
- a CDS encoding WXG100 family type VII secretion target: MEQPRLKAKWDSLTALADDLDDMQAYLDRQVKRMDEIVDSIEAGWRGPAAKAYRAFHRGAAEDAVRIRMVMQRLEQAVRLSRDGFSQNDLDVMDRLRAIQATVDVQAETRELSTPGPGVPDAARSRIADF
- a CDS encoding type II toxin-antitoxin system Phd/YefM family antitoxin; the encoded protein is MRTMTYTESRAKYAETLNAVVDDREEVIVTRAGREPVVIVALAEYESLKETAYLLRSPENARRLLASIDRLENGGGTVRELAE
- a CDS encoding Txe/YoeB family addiction module toxin; translated protein: MKFVWDESSWGDYVWWQAQDRKVLKRINTLLQDIARNGNEGIGKPEPLKHGFQGYWSRRITDEHRLVYKIVDDEIRVAACRYHYER
- the groL gene encoding chaperonin GroEL (60 kDa chaperone family; promotes refolding of misfolded polypeptides especially under stressful conditions; forms two stacked rings of heptamers to form a barrel-shaped 14mer; ends can be capped by GroES; misfolded proteins enter the barrel where they are refolded when GroES binds) — translated: MAKIIAFDEEARRGLERGMNQLADAVKVTLGPKGRNVVLEKKWGAPTITNDGVSIAKEIELEDPYEKIGAELVKEVAKKTDDVAGDGTTTATVLAQALVREGLRNVAAGANPMALKRGIEKAVEAVSGALLEQAKDVETKEQIASTASISAADTQIGELIAEAMDKVGKEGVITVEESQTFGLELELTEGMRFDKGYISAYFATDMERMEASLDDPYLLIVNSKIGNVKDLLPLLEKVMQSGKPLLIIAEDVEGEALSTLVVNKIRGTFKSVAVKAPGFGDRRKAMLNDIAILTGGTVISEEVGLKLENAGLDLLGRARKVVITKDETTIVDGAGDSDQVAGRVNQIRAEIENSDSDYDREKLQERLAKLAGGVAVIKAGAATEVELKERKHRIEDAVRNAKAAVEEGIVAGGGVALLQASSVFEKLELSGDEATGANAVKLALEAPLKQIAVNGGLEGGVIVEKVRNLPVGHGLNAATGEYVDMIAEGIIDPAKVTRSALQNAASIAALFLTTEAVIADKPEKAAAPAGGGMPGGDMDF